The following coding sequences lie in one Planctomycetota bacterium genomic window:
- a CDS encoding sugar kinase, which produces MPTVVTFGEIMMRLSTPGHTRFSQSPTLEITFGGGEANVATSLALCDIDAGFVTKLPKNDWGNRTIASLRGHGVNVSGIVQGDGRMGVYFVESGAGPRASRVIYDRADSAISLIQPGEIDWQKVFAGAKWFHWTGITPALGGHCVGETRAACEAAKAAGCTVSVDLNYRKKLWTRDEAKAAMTELMPFVDVCIANEEDAESVFGIKGADVETGEIDRGRYIDVARQLTEKFGFTKVAITLRESISASRNGWSAMLFSDDDAVFSRRYDIDIVDRVGGGDSFAAGLIYSQLHDMPKQKAIDWAVAASALKHTIPGDANLVGVDEIATLAGGDASGRVQR; this is translated from the coding sequence GTGCCGACCGTTGTCACCTTTGGCGAAATCATGATGCGGCTGTCGACGCCGGGTCACACGCGCTTTTCGCAGTCTCCAACGCTCGAGATCACTTTTGGTGGTGGTGAGGCGAACGTCGCCACGAGCCTTGCGCTCTGCGACATCGACGCCGGATTCGTCACGAAGCTCCCGAAGAATGACTGGGGCAACCGCACGATTGCCTCACTCCGCGGCCACGGTGTCAACGTGTCCGGCATCGTCCAAGGCGACGGTCGGATGGGCGTCTACTTCGTCGAGAGCGGTGCTGGCCCGCGGGCAAGCCGAGTCATCTACGACCGTGCGGACAGTGCGATCAGCCTGATCCAGCCGGGTGAGATCGACTGGCAGAAGGTCTTTGCCGGTGCCAAGTGGTTCCACTGGACCGGGATCACACCCGCTCTGGGCGGTCACTGCGTCGGCGAGACGCGTGCCGCTTGCGAGGCCGCCAAGGCGGCGGGTTGCACTGTGAGTGTCGATCTCAACTATCGCAAGAAGCTCTGGACACGCGACGAAGCCAAGGCCGCGATGACCGAGCTCATGCCGTTCGTCGATGTCTGCATCGCCAACGAAGAGGACGCCGAAAGCGTCTTCGGAATCAAGGGCGCGGACGTCGAGACTGGCGAGATCGATCGCGGTCGCTACATCGACGTCGCCCGCCAGCTCACTGAGAAGTTCGGCTTCACGAAGGTGGCGATCACACTTCGTGAGAGCATCAGCGCTAGTCGCAACGGTTGGTCAGCGATGCTGTTTTCAGATGACGACGCGGTGTTCAGTCGCCGGTATGACATCGACATCGTCGACCGCGTCGGTGGCGGCGACAGCTTCGCGGCGGGTTTGATCTACAGCCAGCTCCACGACATGCCAAAGCAAAAGGCCATCGACTGGGCTGTTGCGGCATCGGCGTTGAAGCACACCATTCCCGGCGATGCCAATCTCGTCGGCGTCGACGAGATCGCCACGCTCGCCGGCGGCGACGCTAGCGGTCGCGTCCAGCGGTAA